A genome region from Tidjanibacter massiliensis includes the following:
- a CDS encoding helix-turn-helix domain-containing protein, with translation MKRTKSIAPGTGKAARKNFPGPHPNSRQLHTTRVCRSCGQKFSAATSTSEYCSRKCYQHDYYQRNKPQILDKRNKRERAEEPAIPPVDSDMISVRETARRLGICRQTIYNLAAKGIITIYHVTGRLSYVSWSEACATISTRTAPAIQQKPRRSTRKKHPEQPAETSSKAAVPAPPTAAKWAAAQELCARYNWDTAYLYRFVQCHRISRIKDGRYSLYSIPQIEAVIQEKQTQIVPAGYITIDDAAKKYSVPPSTVTYRLAHYGIDTQKTVIDGRRKVIFSEAAFRQATQGKKH, from the coding sequence ATGAAGCGGACTAAATCCATCGCTCCCGGTACCGGAAAAGCAGCAAGGAAAAATTTTCCGGGCCCTCACCCCAACAGTCGGCAATTACACACTACCCGCGTTTGCCGTTCCTGCGGTCAGAAATTCTCTGCCGCCACTTCCACCAGCGAATATTGCAGTCGTAAATGCTACCAGCACGACTACTATCAGCGCAACAAACCCCAAATCCTCGACAAACGCAACAAACGGGAACGAGCGGAAGAGCCTGCGATTCCTCCTGTAGATTCGGATATGATTTCCGTGCGGGAAACAGCCCGGCGGCTGGGTATATGCCGTCAAACGATCTACAATCTCGCGGCTAAAGGCATTATCACCATCTACCACGTTACCGGACGTCTTTCGTATGTCAGTTGGAGCGAGGCCTGTGCCACTATCTCCACGCGCACGGCTCCGGCCATACAGCAGAAACCGCGTCGTTCAACGCGGAAGAAACATCCCGAACAACCTGCCGAAACCTCTTCCAAAGCCGCCGTTCCTGCTCCACCCACAGCCGCTAAATGGGCTGCGGCCCAAGAGCTATGCGCACGTTATAACTGGGATACGGCCTATTTGTACCGATTCGTACAGTGCCATCGGATTTCGCGCATCAAAGACGGCCGTTACTCGTTGTACTCCATTCCTCAGATAGAGGCTGTCATTCAGGAAAAACAGACTCAAATCGTTCCGGCAGGTTATATCACCATAGATGATGCGGCCAAGAAATACAGTGTCCCTCCCAGTACGGTGACGTATCGCCTTGCACATTACGGTATCGACACGCAAAAGACGGTTATCGACGGCCGTCGCAAGGTTATTTTTTCCGAAGCGGCTTTCCGACAAGCTACGCAGGGTAAAAAGCATTGA
- a CDS encoding site-specific integrase encodes MKCPKVTLRSRPISHGRRSLYLDYYPAIRIPDTMKKTRTETLGIYVYARPRSQHEKSHNDEMYRKARLIASTRLPAIINKQYGFLDTTRGNRDFLEYFRQIVGEHNSSLWKGCYNHFRFFVKNSCICAEVDIELCRKFRSYLLSAHQFRDPTRPLAHSSIVNYYLKFLSLLHNAYRDHMIEEDLAIQMEYIARKPTRREFLTPSELRTLSQTPCEIHVLKRASLFSCETGLRLSDVLALKWEDIVPNLEGNGYNMRIRTVKTDEEGLLPLSDTALQLCGPRSTGTVFKGFTRSMTDRPLKRWLEDAGITKRITFHCFRHTYAVLQLASGTNIYTLSKMMLHKSIRSTEIYLDLLEETKLETVGRISIYIDPEMFDE; translated from the coding sequence ATGAAATGTCCTAAAGTCACCCTTCGCAGCCGTCCGATTTCACACGGACGACGTTCATTATACCTCGACTATTACCCGGCGATCAGAATCCCCGATACGATGAAGAAGACCCGTACCGAAACGCTGGGTATCTACGTCTATGCCCGCCCGCGTTCGCAACACGAAAAGTCGCATAATGACGAAATGTACCGCAAAGCGCGTTTGATCGCTTCCACACGCTTGCCGGCCATCATAAACAAACAATACGGCTTTCTCGATACCACACGCGGCAACCGGGATTTTCTGGAATACTTCAGGCAGATAGTAGGCGAACACAACAGCAGCCTGTGGAAAGGCTGCTACAACCATTTCCGGTTTTTCGTCAAAAACTCCTGTATCTGTGCGGAGGTCGATATCGAACTCTGCCGGAAATTCAGAAGCTACCTGCTCTCGGCGCACCAATTCCGGGACCCTACACGCCCGCTGGCACACAGCTCGATTGTCAATTACTATCTGAAATTCCTCAGTCTGCTGCATAATGCCTACCGGGATCATATGATTGAAGAAGATCTGGCAATACAAATGGAATATATTGCACGCAAACCTACACGTCGGGAATTTCTAACGCCGTCCGAACTGCGAACGCTCTCGCAAACGCCCTGCGAGATCCACGTCTTGAAACGGGCAAGCCTTTTCTCCTGTGAAACGGGCCTGCGACTGAGTGACGTGTTGGCTTTGAAATGGGAGGATATCGTACCCAACCTGGAAGGCAACGGTTATAACATGCGCATACGCACAGTCAAAACCGACGAAGAGGGATTGCTTCCTTTGAGCGATACGGCGTTACAGCTCTGCGGACCGCGCAGTACAGGTACGGTATTCAAGGGTTTTACACGCTCGATGACCGACCGTCCGCTCAAACGATGGCTTGAGGATGCGGGCATTACCAAACGCATCACGTTCCACTGTTTTCGCCACACCTACGCCGTTCTGCAATTAGCCAGCGGCACGAATATTTACACCCTCAGCAAAATGATGCTGCACAAGAGTATTCGCTCGACGGAAATTTATCTGGATCTGCTTGAGGAAACGAAGCTCGAAACCGTCGGACGTATCAGTATCTATATCGACCCGGAGATGTTCGACGAATAA
- a CDS encoding helix-turn-helix domain-containing protein, with the protein MLASVQPPAPGRRPILIDDACRLLGKAKQTVYALACRGEIPNYKQGRTVYFFEDELLEWIASGKVKTNEELRKEAERALYKGTRR; encoded by the coding sequence ATGCTCGCTTCCGTGCAGCCGCCTGCTCCGGGGCGTCGGCCGATTCTGATCGACGATGCCTGCCGGCTTCTCGGCAAGGCCAAACAGACGGTATATGCCCTGGCGTGTCGCGGCGAAATTCCCAACTATAAACAGGGTCGCACCGTCTATTTCTTCGAAGACGAGCTGCTCGAATGGATTGCCTCGGGCAAAGTCAAAACCAACGAAGAACTTCGCAAAGAAGCCGAACGCGCTTTATATAAAGGCACACGGCGTTAA
- a CDS encoding helix-turn-helix domain-containing protein produces MEQRLAALEQKCDRILEQLSALLAEIQALHPEVKSPDKHVKEADDTVLDYLDVCQILHISIRQLRRLQQSGDLQGFKNGRRRYYLSSEISAYLKTKSNYKNH; encoded by the coding sequence ATGGAACAGCGACTGGCGGCCCTCGAACAAAAGTGCGACCGCATACTGGAGCAACTATCGGCGCTCCTTGCCGAAATTCAGGCGTTGCATCCGGAAGTAAAATCCCCGGACAAGCACGTTAAAGAGGCCGACGATACTGTTCTGGACTACTTAGATGTATGTCAGATACTCCACATCAGCATCAGACAGCTCAGACGGCTTCAGCAGTCAGGCGACCTGCAGGGATTCAAGAACGGTCGCCGCAGATACTATCTGTCATCTGAGATTTCAGCTTATCTGAAAACCAAATCCAATTACAAAAATCATTGA
- a CDS encoding AAA family ATPase, with the protein MASIEIKNVGPLADTGQIDLGRFNVIIGKQSTGKSTFMKILCFCQWLEKKIMTGDDKQLIYNYTHYHRFLKELRQFHRFPNHYFTPQSLISYSGEAVTIELQGNKNVKIGRQPDLENIRHNTKLSFIPSERNLATALKNVDRVYKSYELDVLFNHLFEWDEARENYTEEHPVELNIIGNMDYYYDPNQGDVIHLKDKRRKISPFYVSSGVQSVLPIVAMTHYFTGPIFVRGVDLSKNDVAALFRKLSQMPVKESQDADFLLNKLANIYTYQNTRLFIEEPEQNLFPESQQALINFIVERINAATRQTGKPSSVVITTHSPYIITAFNVLLKAARAEKIDADATYKVVPKNAIIPFSDIRAFYITDEGTLSNILDEEVQMIGGMELDHASDIVEDKLSLLNDVIYGQAE; encoded by the coding sequence ATGGCATCTATTGAAATCAAAAATGTCGGCCCCCTGGCCGATACCGGACAAATAGATTTAGGCCGTTTCAATGTCATCATCGGCAAACAGAGCACGGGCAAAAGTACCTTTATGAAAATACTGTGCTTCTGTCAATGGCTGGAGAAGAAGATTATGACAGGTGATGATAAGCAACTGATATATAACTATACGCATTATCACCGATTCCTAAAAGAATTAAGACAGTTCCATCGTTTTCCGAACCATTACTTTACACCCCAAAGCCTGATTTCTTATTCCGGAGAAGCTGTTACAATCGAATTGCAGGGTAACAAGAATGTAAAAATCGGTCGTCAACCTGACCTCGAAAATATTCGTCATAACACGAAATTGAGTTTCATTCCTTCGGAGCGAAATTTAGCAACGGCGTTAAAGAATGTGGATCGCGTCTACAAATCCTATGAACTCGATGTTTTATTCAACCATCTGTTCGAATGGGATGAAGCTCGGGAAAATTACACGGAGGAACATCCAGTTGAATTGAATATCATTGGAAATATGGATTATTATTACGACCCTAATCAGGGAGATGTGATCCATTTAAAAGACAAGCGGAGGAAGATTTCTCCATTCTATGTTTCCAGCGGTGTGCAGTCCGTATTGCCTATCGTTGCAATGACGCACTATTTTACCGGTCCGATATTTGTCAGAGGTGTGGATTTAAGTAAAAATGATGTAGCGGCTTTGTTCCGCAAACTTTCTCAGATGCCTGTAAAAGAATCACAGGACGCCGATTTTTTACTGAATAAGCTTGCCAATATCTACACCTATCAGAATACCCGTTTGTTCATCGAGGAACCCGAACAAAACCTTTTTCCCGAATCGCAGCAGGCCCTGATAAACTTCATTGTGGAAAGAATAAATGCAGCTACCCGCCAAACCGGAAAGCCGAGTTCCGTTGTCATCACGACACACAGCCCTTATATCATCACGGCTTTCAACGTATTGCTGAAAGCGGCCCGGGCAGAGAAAATCGATGCTGATGCCACATACAAAGTCGTACCTAAAAATGCGATCATCCCTTTCAGCGACATTCGTGCGTTTTACATAACGGACGAAGGTACGCTGTCGAATATTCTGGACGAAGAGGTGCAAATGATCGGCGGAATGGAACTCGACCATGCCTCGGATATCGTAGAAGACAAATTATCCCTGTTGAACGACGTGATTTATGGTCAAGCAGAATAA
- a CDS encoding ParB/RepB/Spo0J family partition protein: MKKQVKKTVKTASNKQTADAAVAASTSLVPFQAMLLNLDLEKIVPSKLNPRGEIAEAPLAELTDSILRYGVQTPIKVRPIDNDRYEIVYGERRYRASLAAGKPCIPAYIQSMTDEEAEICAVTENMQRADFSPFEEAAIFRRYAEEKDWSIARIAETFSKSETYIRKRLNLTCLIEPFADLLRRNDISLEVAFELAKYDEQVQTEVYTEHFAGKEWGSWIGIKAKDLAKRLYERYACKLERYSFDKSDCETCQYNTLNQTLFRDCAEDCGACQNKECLEAKNAAYVLDRCIESAQADPYLQLAINSESNPKVVEALSVKGYELTELDIPEWKMEQEPQMPERLVLDREDYEDDDDFVNEQEWYNQNYEQELQEYNETVEYLKCRVAEGRIWKYAVIGYSSIKIFYRIIADKPAENNDTATEVGTELQAPTAKLEAKDNRNREICYEHTTSDLKQLLRCKKEDFPQTPLTDRERLFFTYALLADISGTSESPLELGRYPSQQQRLEYAESITPEQQTALTRMVIMSYFEKIRENGVTDETPDVQLLSEFTDLHWPEQSKAIQEKHRSIYDKRHASLQQRIEAIQKEAELLQLRKQAAARALPTTTVSQDGITVDPTTGEIIDGVEEVQAVEVIDTVAEADRTLKALPAATAESDTEESAQQTTEAGRSEEQPADYPQTPEPEIEEPAEEQSPQWMEDEPESEQGPETGEPASAPYALPDLLSKSDDTKQAA, translated from the coding sequence ATGAAAAAACAAGTTAAGAAGACGGTTAAGACCGCTTCGAACAAACAAACCGCCGATGCAGCCGTTGCCGCTTCGACTTCTCTGGTGCCGTTCCAGGCTATGCTTCTGAATCTCGACTTGGAAAAGATCGTCCCCAGCAAGCTGAATCCCCGCGGGGAGATTGCCGAGGCGCCGCTGGCCGAGCTGACAGACAGTATTCTCCGTTATGGTGTTCAGACACCTATCAAAGTGCGTCCCATAGACAACGACCGATACGAAATCGTATATGGGGAACGTCGGTACCGGGCGTCGCTGGCTGCCGGCAAGCCCTGTATTCCGGCCTACATACAGTCCATGACCGACGAGGAAGCTGAGATTTGTGCCGTGACGGAGAATATGCAGCGTGCCGACTTCTCCCCGTTCGAAGAGGCGGCGATTTTCCGTCGTTACGCCGAGGAAAAAGACTGGAGCATCGCCCGTATCGCGGAGACTTTTTCCAAATCGGAAACCTATATCCGCAAACGGCTCAACCTGACCTGCCTCATAGAACCGTTCGCCGATCTGTTGCGTCGCAACGACATTTCGCTGGAGGTGGCTTTCGAATTGGCGAAATACGACGAGCAGGTACAGACGGAAGTTTATACGGAACATTTTGCCGGCAAGGAGTGGGGTTCGTGGATAGGAATCAAAGCCAAAGACCTTGCAAAAAGACTTTACGAACGCTATGCGTGCAAACTCGAAAGGTATTCGTTCGACAAGTCCGACTGCGAAACGTGCCAGTATAATACGCTCAACCAGACCCTTTTCAGGGATTGCGCCGAGGATTGCGGAGCGTGCCAGAACAAGGAGTGTCTGGAGGCCAAAAATGCGGCCTATGTGCTCGACCGATGTATCGAATCGGCACAGGCAGACCCTTACCTGCAACTGGCGATCAACAGTGAGAGTAACCCGAAAGTCGTCGAAGCACTGTCGGTAAAAGGATACGAATTGACGGAACTCGATATTCCCGAATGGAAAATGGAACAGGAACCTCAAATGCCCGAACGACTTGTGCTCGACAGAGAGGACTACGAAGACGACGATGATTTCGTAAACGAGCAGGAGTGGTACAACCAAAACTATGAACAGGAATTGCAGGAGTACAACGAAACAGTCGAATACTTAAAGTGCAGAGTGGCCGAAGGTCGAATCTGGAAATATGCCGTCATCGGCTACTCGTCGATCAAAATTTTCTACCGTATAATCGCCGACAAACCTGCGGAAAATAACGATACCGCAACCGAAGTCGGCACTGAATTGCAAGCTCCGACCGCCAAGCTGGAAGCAAAGGACAACCGCAACAGGGAGATCTGTTACGAACATACTACGAGTGATTTGAAACAGCTCCTGCGGTGCAAAAAAGAGGACTTTCCGCAGACGCCTCTGACCGACCGGGAGCGACTGTTCTTTACCTATGCGTTGCTCGCCGACATTTCCGGAACTTCCGAATCGCCACTCGAACTGGGACGCTATCCTTCGCAGCAGCAGCGGTTGGAGTATGCCGAAAGCATCACTCCCGAGCAGCAGACCGCCCTCACACGTATGGTTATCATGTCCTACTTTGAAAAGATCCGCGAAAACGGCGTAACGGATGAAACCCCCGATGTACAACTGCTTTCCGAATTTACCGACCTGCACTGGCCGGAACAGAGCAAGGCGATTCAAGAGAAACATCGTAGCATCTACGACAAACGTCATGCAAGTCTGCAACAGCGTATCGAGGCTATCCAAAAGGAAGCGGAATTGCTTCAACTGCGCAAGCAGGCTGCCGCCCGCGCATTACCCACAACAACCGTGTCACAGGACGGCATTACGGTAGATCCAACAACCGGAGAAATCATAGATGGCGTAGAAGAAGTGCAGGCGGTAGAAGTCATCGACACGGTTGCAGAGGCTGACCGCACACTGAAGGCTCTGCCCGCTGCGACAGCGGAAAGCGACACAGAGGAATCCGCGCAGCAAACGACCGAAGCCGGGCGAAGCGAAGAACAGCCGGCAGATTATCCGCAGACGCCGGAGCCGGAGATCGAGGAGCCTGCGGAAGAACAGAGTCCACAATGGATGGAAGACGAACCGGAATCGGAACAGGGACCTGAAACCGGGGAGCCGGCTTCGGCACCTTATGCTCTGCCGGACCTGCTGTCGAAATCCGACGATACGAAGCAGGCCGCATAA
- a CDS encoding type II toxin-antitoxin system HipA family toxin: MNPITICPSTLSEGYDTYSPVASRRLFDGRTVSPYLDYAPIDDDSQPATQEEFMHNQERISLSGVQPKYSMVVRDGRLRLTEEGEQGRYILKPKLSDFRNRLYGAANENLTMQIAAQVFGIETAENGLCFFQGGEAAYIVKRFDVKPDGTKRRKEDFASLAGLTAQNGGQNYKYDVLTYEECGDLIRRYLPAWRVEMLKFFDLVVFNFLVCNGDAHLKNFSVLETESGDFRLAPAYDLINTKLHVDDRIFALDRGLLRGDAVAHTPFGMIGGATFTEFGKRLGLPEKTVRRELDRFCASYSLLDRLIRNSYLSDELKEVYRNMYLGRRDSYLKVGL, encoded by the coding sequence ATGAATCCGATTACGATATGTCCCTCGACATTGAGCGAGGGTTACGACACCTATTCTCCCGTAGCGAGCCGACGTCTGTTCGACGGCCGGACGGTATCGCCCTATTTGGACTATGCGCCCATCGACGACGACAGCCAGCCTGCGACGCAGGAGGAGTTCATGCACAATCAGGAGCGGATTTCGCTCTCCGGCGTGCAGCCGAAATACTCGATGGTCGTCCGGGACGGCAGGCTGCGCCTGACCGAAGAGGGCGAACAGGGTCGTTATATCCTCAAACCGAAGTTGAGCGATTTCCGCAACCGTCTGTACGGTGCGGCGAACGAAAATCTGACGATGCAGATAGCCGCACAGGTGTTCGGTATCGAGACGGCCGAGAACGGATTGTGCTTCTTCCAAGGCGGCGAAGCGGCCTACATCGTAAAACGTTTCGACGTCAAGCCGGACGGTACGAAACGCCGCAAAGAGGATTTCGCGTCGCTGGCAGGACTGACCGCACAGAACGGAGGCCAGAACTACAAATACGATGTGCTGACCTACGAAGAGTGCGGCGACCTAATTCGCAGATACCTGCCTGCGTGGAGGGTCGAGATGCTGAAATTCTTCGATCTGGTCGTGTTCAACTTCCTTGTCTGCAACGGCGATGCACACCTGAAAAACTTTTCGGTATTGGAAACCGAATCGGGTGATTTCCGGCTGGCTCCGGCATACGACCTAATAAACACTAAGCTGCACGTCGATGACCGGATTTTCGCGCTCGACAGAGGATTATTGAGAGGCGATGCTGTCGCCCATACGCCTTTTGGGATGATTGGCGGCGCGACCTTTACGGAGTTCGGGAAACGACTGGGACTTCCCGAGAAGACGGTACGCCGGGAGCTGGACCGATTCTGCGCCTCGTATTCCTTGCTGGACAGGCTGATTCGGAACTCCTACCTGTCCGACGAACTGAAAGAAGTGTACCGCAATATGTACCTCGGACGCCGGGACTCCTATCTGAAGGTCGGATTGTGA
- a CDS encoding HipA N-terminal domain-containing protein, whose translation MRQGMVYMNGIPAGVITEVSTTEYLFRYEDAYYADAAMPAVSLTLPKTQQEYWSPYLFPFFSNMLSEGRNRAVQSRLLHIDENDHFGILLATAQTDVAGAVTVKPL comes from the coding sequence ATGAGGCAAGGGATGGTTTATATGAACGGCATTCCGGCCGGAGTGATAACCGAAGTGTCAACAACAGAGTATCTGTTCCGGTATGAAGACGCTTATTATGCGGACGCAGCGATGCCTGCCGTCAGCCTGACGCTGCCCAAGACACAGCAGGAGTATTGGTCGCCTTATCTTTTCCCGTTTTTCAGCAATATGCTCTCTGAAGGACGCAATCGCGCCGTGCAGTCCCGGTTGCTGCATATCGACGAGAACGACCATTTCGGCATTCTGCTGGCAACGGCGCAGACCGATGTCGCCGGAGCCGTAACCGTTAAGCCTTTATGA
- a CDS encoding helix-turn-helix domain-containing protein, with translation MTIGNAIKERRKMLKITQRTLAELAGVGINTLTKIERNEGNPSLDVLERILDTLGLELRVGIKNSDKL, from the coding sequence ATGACTATCGGCAATGCAATCAAGGAGCGTCGCAAGATGCTGAAGATTACCCAGCGCACGCTGGCGGAGCTGGCGGGCGTAGGAATCAATACGCTTACGAAGATCGAACGCAACGAAGGAAATCCTTCGCTCGACGTGCTGGAACGGATTCTCGACACGCTGGGGCTGGAACTGCGGGTAGGCATCAAAAACAGCGATAAATTATGA
- a CDS encoding DUF4906 domain-containing protein, translating to MKLKSMIILCGLVAAGCAACSREIQPAGERNIPEGQVRVVMPVQAGQMECVTRAADEDTVNDLNVYLFDAYSRELVLHSYLTSMELEFNCVPGNYELYVIANAYADLGELQYAQVTDRTVNFMVGLRSLPMSAMRELQIEQQPGNRVTLPPLELERDMAQVTYSISAAPAMKGMEIVSLQVCNIPRRGAIFGDTAPSAQEDEYVSSNRSIVMDGQGRYTDELYMPQNCQGTVASVTDQRLKDADHAPQYATYLMIRAVRENKVLEYRVYLGENNTTDFNVRRNTRYSLDITIEGESEVDTRVQCYTLDVYDDLENSDAALSGYCIPSKAWNLHFDIAGNTAGRKISGTVTLREGVASCFKFNTNPHGQTGTIALWNQNGPNSLPVIYDPPVVTEANGWIEYDVLLVDDGGFRKTYTFRHMLANEIRAVPYGDEALTVTGAPYYLRQEDGTLRIACYENGCTLRAPQYSAGMRFAGWYADAAYRTRLSTEVQYLCKPSATLTVVYAKYEKL from the coding sequence ATGAAACTCAAATCAATGATTATTCTTTGCGGCCTCGTCGCTGCGGGATGTGCCGCCTGCTCGCGCGAGATACAGCCCGCCGGGGAGCGGAACATCCCCGAAGGGCAGGTACGGGTAGTTATGCCCGTACAGGCCGGGCAGATGGAGTGCGTAACACGCGCGGCGGATGAAGACACGGTAAACGACCTGAACGTCTATCTTTTCGATGCCTACTCCCGAGAGCTGGTTCTGCACAGCTATCTTACGTCTATGGAGCTGGAATTTAATTGCGTTCCGGGAAACTACGAACTCTATGTCATCGCCAATGCCTATGCCGACCTGGGGGAATTGCAGTATGCGCAAGTTACTGACAGGACGGTAAACTTTATGGTCGGGCTTCGGAGCCTGCCCATGTCGGCGATGCGGGAGCTTCAAATCGAGCAGCAGCCGGGCAATCGGGTGACGCTGCCGCCGCTGGAACTCGAAAGGGATATGGCTCAAGTGACATACAGCATTTCCGCAGCTCCTGCCATGAAAGGTATGGAGATCGTGTCGCTGCAAGTCTGCAACATACCCCGGCGCGGAGCAATTTTCGGCGATACGGCTCCTTCGGCGCAGGAAGACGAATATGTTTCCAGCAACCGGAGTATCGTAATGGACGGACAAGGACGCTATACGGATGAACTGTACATGCCGCAGAACTGTCAGGGAACCGTCGCCTCCGTTACCGACCAGCGGCTGAAGGATGCCGACCATGCACCGCAGTATGCGACGTATTTGATGATTCGGGCCGTGCGGGAAAACAAGGTACTTGAATACCGGGTATATCTCGGGGAGAACAACACGACGGATTTCAACGTCCGCCGCAATACCCGCTATTCGCTCGACATCACCATCGAGGGCGAGAGCGAGGTGGACACCCGCGTGCAGTGCTACACGCTCGACGTGTACGACGATTTGGAGAACTCCGACGCAGCACTCTCCGGCTATTGCATCCCCTCGAAGGCGTGGAATCTGCATTTCGACATTGCCGGGAATACGGCCGGGCGCAAGATAAGCGGCACGGTGACGCTCCGGGAAGGCGTGGCATCCTGTTTCAAGTTCAACACCAATCCTCACGGACAGACCGGGACGATCGCCCTGTGGAATCAAAACGGCCCAAACTCCCTGCCGGTAATCTACGATCCGCCCGTCGTGACCGAGGCGAACGGATGGATAGAGTACGACGTACTGCTGGTCGATGACGGAGGATTCCGCAAGACCTACACCTTCCGGCACATGCTGGCCAACGAGATTCGGGCCGTGCCTTACGGCGACGAAGCGCTCACGGTGACCGGCGCTCCGTACTACCTGCGCCAGGAAGACGGAACCTTACGCATCGCCTGTTACGAAAACGGATGCACCCTGCGGGCCCCGCAGTACAGTGCAGGGATGCGGTTCGCCGGCTGGTATGCCGATGCCGCTTACCGAACGAGGCTCTCGACCGAAGTGCAGTACCTTTGCAAACCTTCGGCGACACTGACCGTCGTATATGCTAAATACGAAAAATTGTAG
- a CDS encoding TraQ conjugal transfer family protein: protein MKGINAIMIGCIACLAFFCLSKCSNELEVQREYAYEVSTWPLPAEVAPGEEVEIRFTLEREGDYAGAEYGFSWVQTDGKGTLRDSRGMYYTDREEYELRVVPDLDVSDPLAWRFTLWYRPTGSDDPSLRFIVTDNFGQQQEVECSFRLVESDDAV, encoded by the coding sequence ATGAAAGGAATAAATGCCATAATGATAGGCTGTATAGCCTGCCTCGCGTTTTTCTGCCTGTCCAAGTGCAGCAATGAACTGGAGGTGCAACGCGAATATGCATACGAAGTATCCACCTGGCCGCTGCCCGCAGAAGTCGCACCGGGCGAAGAGGTGGAGATACGCTTCACCCTGGAGCGCGAGGGCGACTACGCAGGCGCGGAGTACGGATTCAGTTGGGTACAGACCGACGGAAAAGGCACGCTGCGCGATTCGCGCGGGATGTACTACACGGACCGCGAAGAATACGAACTGCGCGTGGTTCCCGACCTGGACGTTTCCGACCCGCTGGCGTGGCGCTTTACGCTCTGGTACCGGCCAACGGGCAGCGACGACCCCTCCCTGCGCTTTATCGTAACCGACAACTTCGGGCAGCAACAGGAAGTGGAGTGCTCTTTCCGACTCGTGGAGTCGGACGATGCCGTATAA
- a CDS encoding conjugal transfer protein TraO translates to MMMKRSLFILLLLCSCLLPATRAAAQRGLPGQVGIQVGAGVADGFLVRRSGGEYTFGAEVAVTRNNANRTFWKFAAGYLRRDYRYLRQLVPQEQYTAQAGYFLPLLHDRRYNLSLAVGAEALIGYETVNRGRRTLEDGATLRNRNAFLYGGAIAAEVSVYFSDRTIFLLSVQQRALAGSTLATFHTFLSLGVRFIIN, encoded by the coding sequence ATGATGATGAAACGATCGCTGTTCATACTCTTGCTGCTGTGCAGTTGTCTGCTGCCTGCGACGCGGGCGGCGGCACAGCGCGGCCTGCCCGGGCAGGTAGGCATACAGGTCGGTGCGGGTGTCGCCGACGGATTTCTGGTGCGGCGCTCCGGAGGCGAATACACCTTCGGTGCGGAGGTGGCCGTGACGCGCAACAATGCCAACCGCACGTTTTGGAAGTTCGCAGCCGGCTATCTGCGCCGCGACTACCGTTATCTGCGGCAGCTCGTGCCGCAGGAACAATATACGGCGCAGGCCGGCTATTTCCTGCCGCTGCTGCATGATCGCCGCTACAACCTCTCTTTGGCGGTGGGCGCCGAGGCGCTCATCGGATACGAAACCGTGAATCGGGGACGCCGAACGCTCGAAGACGGGGCGACGCTCCGCAACCGCAATGCATTCCTCTATGGTGGAGCTATTGCGGCCGAAGTGTCCGTCTATTTCTCCGACCGCACGATCTTCCTGCTGTCGGTGCAGCAGCGGGCGCTCGCGGGATCGACGCTCGCCACGTTCCACACGTTCCTGTCGCTCGGTGTCCGGTTTATCATCAACTAA